One genomic segment of Paenibacillus antri includes these proteins:
- a CDS encoding DUF4185 domain-containing protein, with product MKLRRAWACALAFGVAAGTAAACGTGERGTTEKMLEPDGSAFVLESVAGLEQVALLTGADGMNRTDGYAVYGTDLGSMFNVGDTTYFVFGDTFGERPPDMTGGGGSFWRSNAMAYSTDADPSDGIAFDGMIVDDIGLAKELLPSVKRDFEEITKIPTHGLYANDTMYLYYMSVNHWGEPGHWDANYAGVAKSADEGQTWTVLDDVKWPGDSGFIQVSPYRIQEGDGEADIYFWGVPSGRFGGVKLMKAKESRIESLDGYAYFAGTDDDGKPIWSSEPKEAATVVDDTVGELSVVWNPYLERWLMTYLREGQGVVIREGAAPWGPWGEPIVLVDKDEYPGLYGPYMNPRYTENDGKTIYFALSLWDPYNVFWFKADLEKKS from the coding sequence ATGAAGCTTCGGAGAGCTTGGGCATGCGCGCTCGCCTTCGGCGTCGCCGCGGGTACGGCCGCCGCCTGCGGCACGGGAGAGCGAGGGACGACGGAGAAGATGCTGGAACCGGACGGAAGCGCCTTCGTCCTGGAGAGCGTCGCCGGTCTGGAGCAAGTCGCGTTGCTGACCGGCGCGGACGGCATGAATCGAACGGATGGGTATGCCGTCTACGGCACCGATCTCGGGTCGATGTTCAACGTAGGGGATACGACGTATTTCGTCTTCGGCGACACGTTCGGGGAACGGCCGCCGGACATGACGGGAGGCGGGGGGAGCTTCTGGCGCTCCAACGCGATGGCGTATTCGACGGACGCGGATCCGAGCGACGGCATCGCGTTCGACGGCATGATCGTCGACGACATCGGCCTTGCGAAGGAGCTCCTTCCCTCGGTCAAGCGCGATTTCGAGGAGATAACGAAGATCCCGACCCACGGTTTGTACGCGAACGATACGATGTATCTGTACTACATGTCCGTAAATCATTGGGGAGAGCCCGGCCATTGGGACGCGAATTACGCCGGCGTCGCGAAATCCGCGGACGAAGGGCAAACCTGGACGGTGCTCGACGACGTCAAGTGGCCGGGCGACAGCGGGTTTATCCAAGTCAGCCCTTATCGGATTCAAGAGGGGGACGGGGAGGCCGACATTTACTTCTGGGGCGTTCCTTCCGGCCGCTTCGGCGGCGTGAAGCTCATGAAGGCGAAGGAGTCTCGAATCGAAAGCCTCGACGGCTACGCATATTTCGCCGGAACGGACGACGACGGAAAGCCGATCTGGTCGAGCGAGCCGAAGGAAGCGGCGACGGTCGTCGACGATACGGTCGGCGAGCTGTCCGTCGTCTGGAACCCGTATTTGGAGCGGTGGCTCATGACGTACTTGCGGGAAGGGCAAGGAGTCGTCATTCGGGAAGGCGCGGCGCCGTGGGGGCCCTGGGGCGAACCGATCGTTCTCGTCGATAAGGACGAATATCCCGGATTGTACGGTCCTTATATGAATCCGAGATATACGGAAAACGACGGGAAGACGATCTATTTCGCGCTATCGTTGTGGGACCCATATAATGTGTTCTGGTTTAAGGCGGATTTGGAGAAGAAGTCGTAG
- a CDS encoding DUF4185 domain-containing protein: MKTKALIAIPLVISMVTLISACTGDAGQAVRPDVPEDEIYIPEESTFFSTVWVDETTRTFSDSNGDLWPAAWSDDDRLYAAMGDGRGFDWSQPWADIVVNRIDGHPASDDLSGERLAAGEQVGKVWSDPEKYNKKPTGMASVDGDLYLAVQDLNKQQGAPAFNDAPAATILKSTDKGKTWTFDPSKPMFDDYTFTTIMFLDYGKDGSNNTFDDYVYAYGLDGNWRDSFSDAVPDPTKLYLARMPKDAVQDASRWEYYAGDLYGHARWTEPGKLENRKPVLRDDRRVYKELLGEGLSNMAVLSQSNVVYNKPLERYIYASWTEFTFEFYEAPKPWGPWKRFFSKDFGVYPWTPEKHGGYATVIPSKFISEDGKTMWVNGNTFVGGVEIYNFSLRQLKVTPYKKSKAANKKSGSNLALPENGGDATPISRSNHYGNGRSVHEGAKDRSEDSWNGEAKSEDYWGMTWSQAYKMNKLVYTTGGMFEDGGWFEDFRVQVRRNFEWIDVEGVVVSPAYPFDETAGAFAEYEFRFDETQGDGVRIVGTPGGASKFTSVAELEVYYSE; the protein is encoded by the coding sequence GTGAAGACGAAAGCGTTAATCGCGATCCCGCTAGTCATTAGTATGGTAACTCTGATATCCGCTTGTACGGGCGACGCAGGGCAAGCCGTGCGGCCGGACGTTCCCGAGGACGAAATCTATATCCCCGAGGAGAGTACTTTCTTCTCCACCGTATGGGTCGACGAGACGACGCGGACGTTCTCGGACAGCAACGGCGATTTATGGCCGGCGGCTTGGTCAGACGACGATCGGCTCTACGCGGCGATGGGGGACGGCAGAGGCTTCGACTGGTCGCAGCCCTGGGCGGACATCGTCGTCAATCGCATCGACGGGCATCCGGCGAGCGACGACTTGTCGGGCGAGCGGTTGGCCGCCGGAGAGCAGGTAGGGAAAGTATGGAGCGATCCGGAAAAGTATAACAAAAAACCGACGGGCATGGCGTCCGTCGACGGCGACCTCTATCTTGCGGTGCAGGATCTGAACAAGCAGCAGGGCGCCCCGGCGTTCAACGACGCGCCGGCCGCTACGATTCTAAAGTCTACCGATAAGGGGAAAACGTGGACGTTCGATCCGTCGAAGCCGATGTTCGACGATTATACCTTTACGACGATCATGTTCCTCGATTACGGCAAAGACGGCTCGAACAACACGTTCGACGACTACGTGTACGCGTACGGGCTGGACGGCAATTGGCGGGATTCGTTCTCGGACGCCGTACCCGATCCGACGAAGCTGTATTTGGCCCGCATGCCGAAGGACGCCGTGCAGGACGCGTCGAGGTGGGAGTATTACGCAGGCGATCTATACGGACATGCGAGGTGGACCGAGCCGGGGAAGCTGGAAAACAGAAAGCCGGTCTTAAGGGACGATCGCCGCGTCTACAAAGAGCTGCTGGGCGAGGGTTTATCGAACATGGCCGTTCTCTCGCAGAGCAACGTCGTGTATAACAAGCCGCTGGAGCGATATATTTACGCGTCCTGGACGGAGTTTACGTTCGAATTTTACGAAGCGCCGAAGCCGTGGGGACCGTGGAAGCGGTTTTTCTCGAAGGACTTCGGCGTATACCCTTGGACGCCGGAGAAGCACGGCGGCTACGCGACGGTCATTCCGTCCAAATTCATCAGCGAAGACGGGAAGACGATGTGGGTGAACGGCAACACGTTCGTCGGCGGGGTCGAAATATATAATTTCTCGCTGCGCCAATTGAAGGTGACCCCGTATAAGAAGAGCAAAGCCGCCAACAAGAAGAGCGGCTCGAATCTCGCCCTTCCGGAGAACGGCGGCGACGCGACGCCGATCTCGCGGTCCAACCATTACGGGAACGGCCGGTCGGTTCACGAAGGCGCGAAGGACCGTTCCGAGGACAGCTGGAACGGAGAAGCGAAGTCGGAGGATTACTGGGGAATGACGTGGTCGCAGGCTTATAAGATGAATAAGCTTGTATACACGACCGGGGGCATGTTCGAGGACGGAGGATGGTTCGAGGATTTCCGCGTGCAGGTCAGGCGTAATTTCGAGTGGATCGACGTCGAAGGCGTCGTCGTTTCGCCGGCGTATCCGTTCGACGAGACGGCAGGCGCGTTCGCCGAATACGAATTCCGTTTCGACGAGACGCAGGGAGACGGCGTCCGCATCGTCGGAACGCCGGGCGGCGCCTCGAAGTTCACTTCGGTCGCGGAGCTGGAAGTTTACTACAGTGAATAG
- a CDS encoding DUF6259 domain-containing protein: MLTLETRRLRIRFDEATGSVRELFDKAKRIDYAVAMQADAFRIETAGGTTSRFERCTHSISESPDGETTIAFEWVVAKALTVIGTVVASAEREEIRFFSEVRNDSEETVVGLEYPIIPDLQAITDEGADDYVAHSFATGLCVRNPSKHFGGDVGLRHMPYPESFSGASMQFFAYYGEGQGGLYFAAYDGEMHPKWLNFYKNENGLLEASFFHGAESMAPGTGMTVEYPVVVRPLDGEGWYEAADLYKQWAVQQLWCRGGPLSERPDTERARWLNEETGVCTFGMNAGHDRSAWIREYHKYIGTPMFHILGPDWVHRTQNFYNGVPGGMDDWFPTRFHPANLEAMKAYGDKYAPFEFDYLFGLNGADAELGRQALQRFPEEGALRSIDKYKFSLVCPAAPYIRELHVRRDERLQTEADVDSIYYDISANNILKVCMDESHGHPVGAGRQIAAAYRDNYAATKAAMIEKAGRYIPMGTEMMNEVFLDVLDYYQARAGGRPAAPLEMYNFKNLLMTGEAALIPMFTYVYNEFGALRMDGWGKLTEEIGSLFYFAAARTYLWGGIYELNYEYSPMEAIDGKENDPEEHYYIFEPRGYALSPERARYLGMLARMRVGPGNKYLAYGKMLRPLSFDRETASLDWFHYNCDKNFPEYNESGVYEADAIVHSVWQYREESLAFFFANVTDVARNVSFELDMKRYDLPAGSYRVRRIEGDAIEDGGEIAADEARAVRLSIPPKRVVILEITDKGLEDWSEDESVNRDPASH, encoded by the coding sequence ATGTTGACGTTGGAAACCCGGCGTCTCCGGATCCGGTTCGACGAGGCGACCGGCTCCGTGCGGGAGCTGTTCGATAAAGCGAAACGGATCGATTACGCGGTCGCGATGCAGGCCGACGCCTTCCGGATCGAGACGGCCGGCGGAACGACGAGCCGATTCGAGCGCTGCACGCATTCGATCTCGGAATCGCCGGACGGCGAGACGACGATCGCGTTCGAGTGGGTAGTGGCGAAGGCGTTGACGGTCATAGGTACCGTCGTCGCGTCCGCCGAACGGGAAGAGATCCGGTTCTTCTCCGAGGTTCGCAACGACTCGGAGGAGACCGTCGTCGGCCTGGAGTACCCGATCATACCGGATTTGCAAGCGATCACGGACGAGGGGGCCGACGACTACGTCGCCCACAGCTTTGCGACGGGGCTGTGCGTCCGCAACCCGTCGAAGCACTTCGGCGGGGACGTCGGGCTGCGGCATATGCCTTACCCGGAAAGCTTCTCAGGGGCTTCGATGCAGTTTTTCGCGTACTACGGCGAAGGGCAAGGCGGATTGTATTTCGCGGCGTACGACGGAGAGATGCATCCCAAATGGCTGAATTTCTACAAGAACGAGAACGGCCTGCTGGAGGCGTCCTTCTTTCACGGCGCGGAATCGATGGCGCCGGGGACGGGGATGACCGTCGAATATCCGGTCGTCGTTCGGCCGCTCGACGGAGAAGGGTGGTACGAGGCCGCCGATCTATACAAACAGTGGGCCGTACAGCAGTTATGGTGCCGAGGCGGCCCGCTGTCGGAGCGGCCCGATACCGAACGCGCCCGCTGGTTGAACGAGGAAACGGGGGTATGCACGTTCGGGATGAACGCCGGTCACGACCGAAGCGCATGGATTCGCGAGTACCATAAATACATCGGGACGCCGATGTTCCATATCCTCGGGCCCGATTGGGTTCATCGCACGCAGAACTTCTACAACGGCGTCCCGGGCGGCATGGACGATTGGTTTCCGACGCGGTTTCACCCGGCCAATCTCGAAGCGATGAAGGCGTACGGGGACAAGTACGCGCCGTTCGAATTCGACTATTTATTCGGTCTGAACGGCGCCGACGCGGAGCTCGGCCGCCAAGCGCTGCAGCGGTTCCCGGAGGAAGGCGCCCTTCGAAGCATCGACAAGTACAAATTTTCGCTCGTATGTCCGGCGGCCCCGTACATCCGGGAATTGCACGTGCGCCGGGACGAGCGGCTGCAGACGGAGGCCGACGTCGATTCGATCTACTACGACATCTCCGCCAACAACATTTTGAAGGTGTGCATGGACGAATCGCACGGCCATCCGGTCGGCGCCGGCAGGCAGATCGCGGCGGCGTATCGAGACAACTACGCGGCTACGAAGGCAGCGATGATCGAGAAGGCCGGACGGTATATTCCGATGGGAACCGAAATGATGAACGAGGTTTTCCTGGATGTACTCGATTATTACCAAGCGAGGGCAGGAGGACGTCCGGCGGCCCCCTTGGAAATGTACAATTTCAAGAACTTGCTTATGACCGGCGAGGCGGCGCTGATTCCGATGTTCACCTATGTATACAACGAATTCGGGGCGCTGCGGATGGACGGCTGGGGCAAGCTGACGGAGGAGATCGGCTCCCTGTTTTACTTCGCCGCCGCGCGAACGTACCTGTGGGGCGGTATCTATGAGCTGAATTACGAGTACAGCCCGATGGAAGCGATCGACGGGAAGGAAAACGACCCGGAGGAACACTATTACATTTTCGAACCGAGAGGGTATGCGCTATCGCCCGAACGCGCCCGATACTTGGGGATGCTGGCGCGGATGCGGGTCGGCCCGGGCAACAAATATTTGGCGTACGGCAAGATGCTTCGACCGCTGTCATTCGATAGAGAGACGGCGTCGCTGGACTGGTTCCATTACAACTGCGATAAGAACTTCCCGGAGTACAACGAGTCCGGCGTCTACGAGGCCGACGCGATCGTTCATTCCGTTTGGCAGTACCGGGAGGAGAGTTTGGCGTTCTTCTTCGCGAACGTGACGGACGTGGCGCGGAACGTCTCCTTCGAGCTGGACATGAAGCGATACGACTTGCCCGCGGGGTCTTATCGCGTCCGTCGCATCGAGGGCGACGCGATCGAAGACGGGGGCGAGATCGCGGCGGACGAAGCGAGAGCCGTTCGGTTGTCGATTCCGCCGAAGCGCGTCGTCATTCTGGAGATTACCGACAAGGGTCTGGAGGACTGGAGTGAAGACGAAAGCGTTAATCGCGATCCCGCTAGTCATTAG
- a CDS encoding DUF4185 domain-containing protein codes for MKHKYVNVILTAALLCGAAAAAPVPAGADGDDDFRLTASKAVKVARVTGRTLEGETAPNPNQTADNYGLTATDLGIVWDATTDPADKKVMIAFGDSYDDGWGGFGGGGAREGWRSNLLALSRDADLSDGLTFSSMIADPARPNYAKEIIHSAKDTSGASDFTAIPTAGVTVGSRHYIHYMQIKNWGANGRWNTNFSEIAYSDDEGETWTKSGTTWAAGSKFAQAAYAKEGGYAYMFGTPAGRFDSAYLARVPETELLSKERYEYWNGSGWVANDEAAAAPVVDVPVSELSVAYNAHFDKWVMTYLNENRYAIVMRSASELTGPWSAETEVVTGADHPGLYGGFIHPWTNDGADLYMLVSEWGPYNVILMRSTLSIGEPAANLVADPSFEAQTSGTVSAPWTLEAGNGGIDRGTFARGGRNNVWLRNASGWNAVTQTIPVTPHTEYRLKAFVRTSTDNQAGYFGARGSDGSILQEVKFERFDSYSPLTVRFNSGDHASVTIFAGMHASGDTWVQADDFSLYPIDATPPVLTLRGDATMEVPLGGTFVDPGATATDDADGDLTGFIDVEGAVNTNIVGTYTLTYTVSDREGTAAAPAVRTVKVTGEAFTLGETTIRDASGNVLNELPKKGFVAAEATVRNNTAEAAPATFVVALYDKKGDIEQYASVTHSIPSGATETFAGGFKLPGNNAGYDLRVYLAEAPAEQ; via the coding sequence TTGAAACACAAATATGTAAACGTTATCTTAACGGCGGCGTTGTTGTGCGGCGCGGCCGCCGCGGCGCCCGTTCCGGCAGGCGCGGACGGGGACGACGATTTCCGGTTGACGGCAAGCAAAGCGGTGAAGGTGGCGAGAGTGACCGGGAGGACGTTGGAAGGGGAGACCGCGCCGAATCCGAATCAGACCGCGGACAACTACGGCCTGACGGCGACCGACCTCGGCATCGTGTGGGACGCGACGACCGATCCGGCCGACAAGAAGGTCATGATCGCGTTCGGCGATTCGTACGACGACGGATGGGGCGGCTTCGGCGGCGGCGGCGCGCGGGAAGGATGGCGGAGCAATCTGCTCGCGTTGTCCCGAGACGCCGATCTGTCCGACGGACTGACGTTTTCTTCGATGATCGCCGATCCGGCGCGGCCGAATTACGCGAAGGAGATTATCCATTCCGCGAAGGACACGTCGGGCGCCAGCGACTTCACGGCGATCCCGACGGCGGGCGTCACGGTCGGTTCGCGCCATTATATCCACTACATGCAAATTAAAAATTGGGGCGCGAACGGACGCTGGAATACGAACTTCTCCGAAATCGCCTACTCCGACGACGAAGGCGAAACGTGGACGAAATCCGGGACGACGTGGGCTGCAGGCAGCAAGTTCGCCCAGGCGGCGTACGCGAAGGAAGGCGGTTACGCGTACATGTTCGGAACGCCGGCCGGACGATTCGACAGCGCGTATTTGGCCAGAGTGCCGGAGACCGAGTTGCTGTCGAAGGAGCGTTACGAATATTGGAACGGCTCCGGTTGGGTCGCGAACGACGAGGCCGCCGCGGCTCCCGTCGTCGACGTTCCCGTCAGCGAGCTGTCGGTCGCCTATAACGCTCATTTCGACAAGTGGGTGATGACGTACTTGAACGAGAACCGGTACGCGATCGTCATGCGCAGCGCCTCCGAATTGACGGGGCCTTGGTCGGCCGAGACGGAAGTCGTCACGGGAGCGGATCATCCGGGACTATACGGCGGATTCATCCATCCGTGGACGAACGACGGCGCGGACTTATACATGCTCGTCTCCGAGTGGGGGCCGTATAACGTCATCCTGATGCGGTCCACGCTGTCGATCGGCGAGCCGGCGGCGAATCTGGTCGCCGATCCGTCCTTCGAGGCGCAGACGTCCGGCACCGTCTCCGCGCCGTGGACGCTGGAAGCCGGCAACGGCGGCATCGACCGAGGAACGTTCGCCCGGGGCGGCCGCAACAACGTCTGGCTGCGGAACGCAAGCGGGTGGAACGCGGTGACCCAGACGATTCCCGTGACGCCGCATACGGAATACCGGCTTAAGGCGTTCGTTCGAACGTCGACCGACAATCAAGCGGGCTATTTCGGGGCCAGAGGTTCCGACGGGAGCATTCTGCAAGAGGTAAAGTTCGAACGGTTCGATTCGTACTCGCCGCTTACCGTTCGCTTCAACTCGGGCGACCATGCCTCCGTGACGATCTTCGCCGGCATGCACGCCTCCGGCGACACATGGGTGCAGGCGGACGATTTCTCGTTGTATCCGATCGACGCGACGCCTCCGGTCCTTACGCTGCGCGGCGACGCGACGATGGAAGTGCCGCTCGGCGGAACGTTCGTCGATCCCGGCGCGACGGCGACGGACGATGCGGACGGCGACTTGACGGGCTTCATCGACGTGGAAGGCGCCGTGAACACGAATATCGTGGGGACGTATACGCTGACCTACACGGTGTCCGACCGCGAAGGCACCGCCGCGGCGCCGGCCGTTCGCACGGTGAAGGTGACGGGCGAGGCGTTCACGCTCGGCGAGACGACGATCCGCGACGCAAGCGGCAACGTCCTGAACGAGCTGCCGAAGAAGGGGTTCGTCGCGGCGGAGGCGACCGTCCGCAACAATACGGCGGAGGCGGCGCCGGCGACGTTCGTCGTCGCGCTGTACGATAAGAAGGGCGACATCGAGCAATACGCCAGCGTGACGCACAGCATCCCTTCGGGCGCGACGGAGACGTTCGCCGGCGGGTTCAAGCTTCCGGGCAACAACGCCGGCTACGATCTGCGCGTGTATTTGGCCGAGGCTCCCGCGGAGCAATGA
- a CDS encoding glycoside hydrolase family 172 protein, giving the protein MLGTSLRDLYKERHGKRKRISSYDVTGGNKDYLTVRPGETVDLGRIAGSGCVTHIWITTAPFDPVPEVALYRKLVLRMYWDGEQNPSVQAPLGDFFGIGHGITKNYWSAPLAMSPEDGQALNSFFAMPFGSEARFTIESNADRPIKFYFYIDYELYDRDIDSPLRFHAIWHRELTKGIADDISNALFEFGGKNTTGEGNYVMLDAVGKGHYVGCNLNIHNLRATREWNWYGEGDDMIFIDGEAWPPSLHGTGMEDYFNTAWCPQQEYHSPYHGITLGGGPNWSGKISAYRFHIEDPILFDESIRVTIEHGHNNHRSDDYSSTAYWYQTEPHKDHPIILPVHRRLPLPDILPFNDEDLKKCFDY; this is encoded by the coding sequence ATGCTGGGCACTTCACTAAGGGACTTATACAAGGAAAGACATGGGAAGAGGAAACGAATTTCCTCCTACGATGTAACGGGCGGAAACAAAGATTACTTGACGGTTCGGCCCGGGGAGACGGTCGATCTCGGCCGAATCGCCGGCAGCGGCTGCGTGACGCATATCTGGATCACGACGGCGCCGTTCGACCCGGTTCCGGAGGTAGCGCTGTATCGAAAGCTCGTGCTGCGCATGTATTGGGACGGCGAACAAAACCCGAGCGTGCAAGCGCCGTTAGGCGACTTCTTCGGCATCGGCCACGGCATCACGAAAAACTACTGGTCCGCGCCGCTCGCGATGAGTCCGGAAGACGGGCAGGCGCTGAACTCCTTCTTCGCGATGCCGTTCGGCAGCGAGGCGCGGTTTACGATCGAGTCCAACGCGGACCGGCCGATCAAGTTTTATTTCTATATCGATTATGAATTATACGATCGCGACATCGACAGTCCGCTTCGGTTCCATGCGATTTGGCACAGAGAACTCACGAAGGGGATCGCGGACGACATCTCCAACGCGCTGTTCGAATTCGGCGGGAAAAATACGACGGGCGAAGGCAATTATGTGATGTTGGACGCGGTCGGCAAGGGGCATTACGTCGGCTGCAACCTGAACATTCATAATTTGCGCGCCACGCGGGAATGGAACTGGTACGGCGAGGGCGACGACATGATCTTCATCGACGGCGAGGCGTGGCCGCCTTCGCTGCACGGCACGGGCATGGAAGATTATTTCAATACCGCGTGGTGCCCGCAGCAGGAGTACCACTCGCCTTATCACGGCATTACGCTCGGCGGCGGACCGAACTGGTCGGGGAAAATTTCCGCGTACCGGTTCCATATCGAAGATCCGATTTTATTCGACGAGTCGATCCGCGTCACGATCGAGCACGGACATAACAACCACCGGAGCGACGATTACTCGAGCACGGCGTACTGGTACCAGACCGAGCCGCATAAGGATCATCCGATCATCCTGCCGGTGCATCGGCGATTGCCGCTGCCGGACATTCTGCCGTTCAACGACGAGGATCTGAAGAAGTGCTTCGACTATTAA
- a CDS encoding carbohydrate ABC transporter permease gives MKTMSASQRAAVSVIGFLFAIFALFPLLWMAISGFKAKTEVLQTPVRIFPEVWLFSNYGEILNDPAFTRAAFVTFVGALIFAAVGLWINSMAAYAFARLDFRFKGALWLYVITTMFIPGMAIMVTSFVVVTRLGMLDTMSVLIIPGMASAGSIFFIRQFYLNIPIAVEEAALIDGASRFKIYTTIFLPMSYPPFVIVGIGAFLGFWNAYIWPVMTITDESLFQISQYLAQFRSGRGSEFGLMLAGATLGALPTIGLFLVFQRYIIQGIKISGLK, from the coding sequence ATGAAAACAATGAGTGCGTCGCAGCGAGCGGCCGTGTCCGTCATCGGCTTCCTGTTCGCGATTTTCGCCCTGTTTCCGCTTCTTTGGATGGCGATATCGGGTTTCAAGGCGAAGACGGAAGTGCTTCAGACGCCTGTGCGAATTTTCCCGGAAGTGTGGCTGTTTTCGAACTATGGCGAAATATTGAACGATCCGGCGTTCACGCGAGCCGCCTTCGTTACCTTCGTCGGCGCGTTGATCTTCGCGGCCGTAGGATTATGGATCAACTCCATGGCGGCCTATGCGTTCGCCCGCTTGGATTTCCGCTTTAAGGGAGCGCTCTGGTTATACGTGATCACGACGATGTTCATTCCGGGCATGGCGATCATGGTTACGTCCTTCGTCGTCGTCACCCGGCTGGGGATGCTGGATACGATGTCCGTGCTGATCATCCCCGGGATGGCTTCGGCCGGCTCGATCTTCTTCATTCGACAGTTCTATTTGAATATTCCGATCGCCGTCGAAGAAGCCGCGCTGATCGACGGCGCGTCCCGATTCAAAATCTATACGACGATCTTCTTGCCGATGTCGTATCCTCCGTTCGTCATCGTCGGTATCGGCGCATTCTTAGGGTTCTGGAACGCATACATTTGGCCGGTCATGACGATTACGGACGAAAGCTTGTTCCAAATCAGCCAATACTTGGCGCAGTTCAGATCCGGCCGCGGGTCGGAGTTCGGACTGATGCTCGCGGGCGCGACGCTCGGCGCGCTGCCGACGATCGGATTGTTTCTCGTTTTCCAACGTTACATTATTCAAGGCATTAAGATTTCCGGTTTGAAGTAA
- a CDS encoding carbohydrate ABC transporter permease encodes MKNKKRYNNGTAYLMLSPVVIMLSIFVVIPLIYAIRISFYDWSFYQDPVFVGFRNFYLVLTDDRFYTSIGVGLKFVLLVVPVQLVLAFLFAHVVRAMGRKASSFVKTSIYIPTIISGIITAIIFQIIYNFDGGVLNAIIGSFGFEKVGWLVEKQIVLFGLAIPAIWLGFGITALIMLAGLLDIPESYYEAASLEGASAIQKMFHITIPLLKNVAVYLLVTGFVGAIQQLELPLFLTNGGPSDATLLPNFYIFEHFRNDLLMGHTIAAALLLFVVLGSISAIIFRVINSEKAIDE; translated from the coding sequence ATGAAAAACAAGAAGAGGTACAACAACGGCACCGCGTACCTCATGCTTTCCCCGGTCGTGATCATGTTGAGCATTTTCGTCGTCATCCCGCTGATCTACGCGATTCGGATCAGCTTCTACGACTGGAGCTTCTATCAAGACCCCGTGTTCGTCGGTTTTCGGAACTTCTATCTCGTATTGACGGACGATCGGTTTTATACGTCGATCGGCGTAGGCCTCAAATTCGTGCTGCTCGTCGTGCCGGTTCAACTCGTGCTCGCCTTCTTGTTCGCGCATGTCGTGCGGGCGATGGGGCGGAAGGCGTCGAGCTTCGTGAAGACGTCCATCTATATCCCGACGATCATATCCGGGATTATTACGGCCATTATTTTCCAAATCATCTACAACTTCGACGGCGGCGTGCTGAACGCGATCATCGGTTCGTTCGGGTTCGAGAAGGTCGGATGGCTGGTGGAAAAGCAAATCGTCCTGTTCGGTCTTGCGATCCCGGCGATCTGGTTAGGCTTCGGCATCACGGCGCTGATCATGCTGGCGGGGCTGCTCGATATCCCCGAATCTTATTACGAGGCCGCGTCGCTGGAAGGCGCGTCGGCTATCCAGAAGATGTTCCACATAACGATCCCGCTGCTCAAGAACGTTGCCGTCTATTTGCTCGTCACCGGATTCGTGGGCGCGATTCAACAGCTCGAGCTGCCTCTGTTTCTTACGAACGGCGGGCCGTCCGACGCTACGCTGCTGCCGAACTTCTACATATTCGAGCATTTCCGGAACGATCTGCTGATGGGCCATACGATCGCGGCCGCCTTGCTGCTCTTCGTCGTATTGGGCAGCATCTCGGCGATCATCTTCCGAGTCATCAATTCCGAAAAGGCGATCGACGAATAA